From the genome of Bactrocera oleae isolate idBacOlea1 chromosome 2, idBacOlea1, whole genome shotgun sequence, one region includes:
- the LOC106616219 gene encoding serine protease 7, with product MWRQVTRILVLLFSDILIAAHNGPAYESAPPNCLNPNHKVGQCISIYECRSLAFVLRKQLTAQYSFVRMSQCDGGAYARGKFPFVCCTSDTKFLDPNDDQKQRIIFPDTKITEVPDVGRQTVAFITPPHCGALTISNKIFGGEEAEITEFTWMVKLEYKNESGLILSECAGSLINERYVLTAAHCVVGPIEQKIGKLVTIFIGDQANSSSYNYNHYEYSPSSQRFGVESVIVHKHYGYDPFTNVHEHNDIALIRLNMSVDFNNYIQPVCLPVPTLQKELTEGQPLTVAGWGHTGLSRHSRVKKKVHLPLFSMEKCRHIFETQTSLSDEQLCAGGVFYEDACTGDSGGPLMRLHSASWVLEGVVSFGRQSCGQENIPGIYTRVRSYIDWIADHMEPW from the exons ATGTGGAGACAGGTTACTAGAATTTTAGTGTTGCTTTTTAGCGACATTCTCATTGCTGCGCATAATGGGCCAGCATACGAATCTG cgCCACCAAACTGTCTAAACCCAAATCATAAAGTCGGCCAGTGCATATCAATCTACGAATGCCGTTCGTTGGCTTTCGTGTTAAGAAAACAATTAACGGCACAATATAGTTTCGTACGTATGTCGCAATGTGACGGTGGCGCTTATGCAAGAGGAAAATTTCCCTTCGTTTGTTGCACGAGCGATACGAAGTTTCTCGATCCAAATGATGACCAGAAACAACGCATTATCTTTCCGGATACGAAAATAACGGAAGTACCTGATGTCGGACGTCAGACTGTCGCCTTTATTACACCCCCACACTGTGGTGCGCTGACTATTTCGAATAAGATTTTTGGCGGTGAGGAAGCTGAGATTACAGAATTTACCTGGATGGTTAAGTTGGAATATAAGAACG AAAGTGGCTTAATTCTGTCGGAATGTGCCGGTTCTTTAATCAACGAACGATATGTTCTAACTGCAGCCCATTGTGTGGTCGGTCCTATAGAGCAGAAAATTGGAAAACT CGTTACCATTTTTATAGGGGATCAAGCAAACTCATCTTCATATAATTACAATCATTATGAGTATTCACCGTCCTCTCAACGCTTCGGCGTTGAATCTGTTATCGTGCACAAGCATTACGGTTACGATCCGTTTACAAATGTACATGAACATAATGACATAGCGTTGATTCGACTGAATATGTCTGTGGATTTTAATAACTACATCCAGCCTGTTTGCTTGCCGGTACCAACTCTACAAAAGGAGCTAACTGAAGGACAACCTCTGACTGTAGCTGGTTGGGGTCATACTGGTTTAT CCCGACATAGCAGGGTGAAGAAAAAAGTCCACTTGCCCCTATTTTCAATGGAAAAGTGTCGCCATATTTTCGAGACTCAGACATCACTATCTGATGAGCAACTCTGCGCTGGCGGTGTATTTTATGAAGACGCATGCACTGGTGATTCTGGCGGTCCACTTATGCGCCTTCATTCAGCCTCTTGGGTTCTAGAGGGTGTTGTGTCATTTGGGCGCCAGAGCTGCGGTCAAGAAAATATTCCGGGAATTTATACTCGTGTACGAAGTTATATCGATTGGATCGCTGATCACATGGAACCTTGGTAG